Proteins encoded within one genomic window of Terriglobia bacterium:
- a CDS encoding amino acid adenylation domain-containing protein: VEGEELRVRFDLEVHAQEQDGELETDWIYNRDLFDRWRIQQMAHHYLTVLEAVANDLQLEIRNIDLLGANERTQILGEWNQTRRDYPRTACLPELVEERAERTPGAIAVTCEGKELNYRELNRRANQLARYLIQQGIEPEARVGICVERSVEMVIGLLGILKAGGAYVPLEPAYPDDRLKMILKDAEVQFLAIGEHLAKRFSDQSVCRIDMDRDWEAIAQQSPENLLSQARPDNAAYVIYTSGSTGKPKGVTVTHRNLHNLFNAVDENLRFSQGDVWTMFHSYSFDFSAWEIWGALIYGGRLVIVPYLVARTPEEFCELVYKEGVTILSQTPSAFQHFITANELVGGGKKLSLRAVVFGGEMLDFQGLQRWFARYGDDRPQMINMYGITETTVHTTYHRVTRENLAGPSGSLIGGPLANIRIYVLNEHLQPAPVGVLGELYVAGEGVARGYLNLPQFTAARFVADPFAGLGTRMYRSGDLARWTKDGNLEFSGRADQQVKIRGFRIEPGEIEAALREFPEVAQAVVIAREGASHEKQLLGYVVPSPGAVIDPIALRHELARRMPDYMVPSVIMQTVSIPLTTNGKLDRRALPTPEFQPSQHARAPRTAHEETLCSLFKEVLGLDQVGIDDNFFEIGGHSLLAMRLVSRIRTMLGNELSIRNLFEAPTVAGLADRIAKPVLSDPYEIILPIKTSGSRLPLFCIHPALGLSSGYSALIRHIDAAWPIYGVQARGLSHAGHLPGSIMEMAREYLAHIRRVQPHGPYHLLGWSFGGCVAQAIASLAQQEGEETGMLALLDAFPADQYGQAEESPEAYLQSLIVANPEMAGMIDNAHRPRILDIVGNNVKLHGRRESFSYSGDATLFVAAAEHDEQMLADLWRPYINGDIKTFAVACGHQEMLQPGPVAQISQRLNKELEMLLQERRLVESVAPKDGIMLGLQG, encoded by the coding sequence GGTGGAAGGAGAAGAGTTGCGAGTGCGCTTTGACCTGGAGGTACACGCGCAGGAGCAGGATGGAGAGCTTGAGACAGACTGGATCTATAACCGGGACCTGTTCGACCGCTGGCGCATACAGCAGATGGCCCACCACTACTTGACTGTGCTTGAGGCAGTTGCCAATGATCTGCAATTGGAGATTAGAAATATAGATTTGCTGGGCGCGAACGAGCGAACGCAAATACTCGGCGAATGGAACCAGACACGCAGAGATTATCCTCGCACTGCCTGCCTGCCGGAGTTGGTGGAAGAACGCGCGGAGCGCACTCCTGGGGCAATCGCGGTGACATGCGAAGGCAAGGAATTGAATTATCGGGAACTTAACCGTCGCGCCAATCAACTGGCTCGTTATTTGATTCAGCAGGGAATAGAACCGGAAGCGAGAGTTGGAATCTGCGTAGAGCGATCGGTTGAGATGGTAATTGGATTGTTGGGAATATTGAAGGCCGGAGGCGCTTACGTTCCGCTGGAGCCTGCTTATCCTGATGATCGCCTGAAGATGATCTTGAAAGATGCGGAAGTCCAGTTCCTGGCGATCGGGGAACATCTGGCAAAAAGATTTTCAGATCAATCTGTCTGCCGGATTGATATGGATAGAGATTGGGAGGCCATTGCGCAGCAGAGCCCTGAAAATCTCCTGTCACAGGCAAGGCCCGATAATGCAGCGTATGTAATCTACACATCCGGCTCTACCGGCAAGCCCAAGGGAGTAACGGTCACGCATCGCAACCTGCACAATCTGTTCAACGCAGTGGATGAAAATCTGCGCTTCAGCCAGGGCGACGTCTGGACGATGTTCCATTCTTACTCCTTCGATTTTTCGGCCTGGGAAATCTGGGGCGCTTTGATTTATGGCGGACGCCTGGTGATTGTTCCTTATCTCGTTGCCCGTACTCCTGAAGAGTTTTGCGAGTTGGTCTACAAGGAAGGCGTAACCATCCTGAGTCAGACCCCCTCTGCTTTTCAGCATTTCATCACGGCCAATGAGTTGGTTGGAGGCGGCAAGAAACTGAGCCTGAGGGCAGTGGTTTTCGGCGGCGAGATGCTTGACTTTCAGGGACTGCAAAGATGGTTCGCACGCTACGGCGACGACCGGCCGCAGATGATCAATATGTACGGCATTACCGAAACTACGGTCCATACCACCTATCACAGAGTGACACGCGAGAACCTTGCCGGACCTTCCGGCAGCCTGATTGGCGGGCCTCTGGCGAATATCCGGATTTATGTGCTGAATGAGCATTTGCAACCGGCACCGGTGGGAGTGTTGGGAGAACTCTATGTCGCCGGAGAAGGCGTGGCGCGAGGGTATTTGAATTTACCTCAGTTCACCGCGGCGCGTTTTGTTGCTGATCCCTTCGCAGGTCTGGGAACCCGAATGTATCGGTCAGGAGATCTGGCTCGCTGGACCAAAGATGGAAACCTGGAATTTTCCGGACGTGCCGACCAGCAAGTGAAGATACGCGGTTTCCGAATTGAACCGGGTGAAATTGAGGCGGCACTGCGGGAATTTCCAGAGGTGGCGCAGGCCGTGGTCATTGCACGCGAGGGCGCTAGCCATGAGAAGCAGTTGCTTGGCTACGTAGTGCCTTCACCTGGCGCCGTGATTGACCCTATAGCGCTGCGGCATGAATTGGCGCGGCGGATGCCCGACTACATGGTACCGTCGGTGATCATGCAAACGGTTAGCATACCGCTGACCACCAACGGGAAGCTGGATCGCCGGGCCTTGCCGACACCGGAGTTTCAACCGTCACAGCACGCACGCGCACCGCGTACCGCGCACGAAGAGACTCTCTGCTCCTTATTCAAAGAGGTGCTTGGCCTGGATCAGGTGGGGATTGATGACAACTTCTTCGAGATTGGCGGCCACTCCCTGCTGGCCATGCGGCTGGTGAGCCGCATTCGAACCATGCTCGGCAATGAATTATCTATTCGCAATCTGTTTGAAGCGCCTACGGTCGCGGGCCTGGCCGACCGGATTGCCAAACCGGTCTTGAGCGATCCTTACGAGATCATCCTGCCGATAAAAACATCGGGTAGCCGCTTGCCTCTTTTCTGCATACACCCGGCCCTTGGTCTCAGTTCCGGTTACAGCGCCCTGATACGGCATATTGATGCCGCGTGGCCCATCTATGGAGTGCAGGCGCGCGGGTTGAGCCATGCAGGTCATTTGCCGGGTTCCATCATGGAAATGGCAAGGGAATATCTGGCTCACATCCGGCGCGTGCAGCCGCATGGGCCGTATCATCTGCTGGGTTGGTCATTCGGCGGTTGCGTGGCGCAGGCCATCGCATCACTGGCACAGCAGGAGGGTGAAGAAACCGGCATGCTCGCACTGCTGGACGCTTTCCCTGCAGACCAATACGGACAAGCCGAGGAATCGCCCGAGGCCTATCTCCAGTCACTGATTGTCGCGAATCCGGAGATGGCAGGCATGATTGACAACGCGCATCGTCCACGCATCCTGGACATCGTCGGTAATAACGTGAAGCTTCATGGACGGCGTGAATCATTCTCGTATTCGGGCGATGCGACTTTGTTTGTCGCTGCCGCCGAGCATGATGAACAAATGCTGGCTGACTTGTGGCGCCCCTATATTAATGGAGACATCAAGACCTTTGCTGTTGCTTGCGGGCACCAGGAGATGTTGCAACCGGGGCCTGTTGCCCAGATCAGCCAACGACTGAACAAAGAATTGGAAATGCTTCTTCAAGAGAGAAGACTGGTGGAATCTGTTGCCCCGAAAGATGGCATAATGTTAGGCCTGCAGGGGTAA